From a region of the Aeoliella mucimassa genome:
- a CDS encoding dicarboxylate/amino acid:cation symporter, with protein MTKLALHWKILIGMALGIFAGLIALWLGSDKVDELGELILTPKGDRINTGAEFVVAWVKPFGDIFINALKLIAVPLIIASLIKGVTDLKDLSRLSSLGGRTIGLYLITTSVAVFLGLGIALIVKPGKYINPDGRDTLIAAYADDASGKIEEANKQKSRGPLQPLVDLVPENLTEAAANNRNMLQVITFALFFGVGLLLVPPEQSKPVKDFFDSLNEIVLKLIDLIMLAAPVGVFALMASMVVQTPSMSVFWALLVYFVCVSSGLAIMVFVFYPALVLIFLRRGYAWFFRGLSPAQFLAFSTSSSAATLPVTMERVEEHLGVDEEVASFVLPIGATVNMDGTSLYQGVAAVFICQAFDVTLSVSTVIGIALTCILASIGTAAVPSAGVVMLVVVLGQIPTENNLDLVPAVALILALDRLLDMMRTVVNVTSDATVSMLVAKSVGMLGEPHPEEWDDYYHHKGDSPETPTDTTEPTPPSETSETTDSETPKD; from the coding sequence ATGACCAAGCTGGCGCTACACTGGAAGATTCTTATTGGCATGGCCCTCGGCATCTTTGCTGGGTTAATTGCTTTGTGGTTGGGTTCCGACAAAGTGGATGAGCTTGGCGAGTTGATACTCACTCCCAAAGGCGACCGGATCAACACCGGGGCCGAGTTCGTCGTCGCCTGGGTGAAACCGTTCGGCGATATCTTCATCAACGCGCTGAAATTGATCGCGGTGCCGTTAATCATTGCCTCGCTCATCAAAGGGGTGACCGACCTGAAAGACCTGAGTCGCCTTTCTTCGCTGGGGGGGCGGACGATCGGACTCTATCTGATTACGACTTCGGTAGCCGTGTTCCTGGGACTCGGCATCGCGCTGATCGTCAAGCCAGGCAAGTACATCAATCCCGATGGCCGCGATACACTGATTGCCGCTTACGCCGACGATGCCTCGGGCAAAATTGAAGAAGCCAACAAGCAGAAGTCCCGAGGGCCGCTGCAGCCTCTGGTGGACTTGGTGCCCGAGAATCTTACGGAAGCGGCCGCCAATAATCGCAACATGCTGCAGGTGATCACGTTCGCGCTGTTCTTTGGAGTCGGCCTGCTGCTGGTTCCGCCGGAGCAATCGAAGCCGGTCAAAGACTTTTTCGATAGCCTCAACGAGATCGTGCTGAAACTGATCGACCTGATTATGCTGGCCGCGCCAGTCGGTGTGTTTGCGCTGATGGCCTCGATGGTGGTGCAGACCCCTTCGATGAGTGTGTTCTGGGCGTTGCTCGTCTACTTCGTGTGTGTTTCTTCAGGGCTGGCGATCATGGTATTCGTGTTCTACCCAGCGTTGGTGTTGATTTTTCTCCGCCGAGGCTACGCCTGGTTCTTCCGCGGTTTGTCGCCTGCTCAGTTCCTCGCCTTCAGCACCAGCAGTAGCGCGGCCACGTTGCCAGTGACCATGGAACGCGTGGAAGAGCACCTGGGAGTCGACGAAGAGGTCGCGAGCTTCGTGCTCCCGATCGGCGCGACCGTCAACATGGATGGCACCAGCCTGTACCAGGGCGTGGCAGCGGTGTTCATTTGCCAGGCGTTCGACGTCACGCTGTCGGTTTCCACGGTTATTGGCATCGCGCTCACATGCATTTTGGCCTCTATTGGTACCGCCGCGGTGCCGAGCGCTGGGGTCGTGATGCTGGTGGTCGTGCTGGGTCAGATTCCTACCGAAAACAACCTCGACCTGGTTCCCGCCGTGGCGCTGATTCTGGCTCTCGATCGGTTGCTCGACATGATGCGAACCGTGGTTAACGTTACCAGCGATGCGACCGTCTCGATGCTGGTCGCCAAGAGCGTTGGCATGCTCGGCGAGCCACATCCGGAGGAATGGGACGACTACTACCATCACAAAGGCGACTCCCCCGAGACTCCCACCGACACCACCGAGCCCACTCCCCCCAGCGAAACCAGCGAGACCACGGATAGCGAGACCCCCAAAGATTAG
- a CDS encoding GAF domain-containing protein has translation MPPTTVFAGVVPRVRPPQVATSPTAASQQATADARRQALNQRLTAVLQGLVQGFACDAATFYELNSSTTELLLRTEYHAAETESAPARRPLATARADVAALAGSAIVLEDDLDVAGWPVPIWCGAAVCLPVSSDETIHGTLWLYSNEPRAFADAELQLAEVVAGRLAVELELHRWRTAGSAAIDPVAPSETLASEKPTPKPPAEPPAEPAKAPQAPKAAEQKPTSNIVMPRLVRPNLVTQSQDWELAGINCNTDLGSFYDWQTLADGRTLVTSGAIGQCDHESWLEAARIALRAHAMQSLDAGELLTNANQTLWLASPGGEGLAVAVALLDGDGAHVSVAAAGEAGIARWRAATCDWTPANCPPLGWSERTIYTPKSAELVVRERLILATASDKFPAPNALMRLADKLRHNSPADLRTLPGKRALRLFSEAAGTIGLQTASLALVRRR, from the coding sequence TTGCCACCAACTACGGTGTTCGCCGGCGTGGTGCCCCGCGTCCGTCCGCCGCAAGTCGCCACCTCCCCCACGGCGGCTAGTCAACAGGCAACCGCCGACGCCCGTCGGCAAGCACTGAACCAGCGCCTGACTGCAGTCCTGCAGGGCCTGGTGCAGGGATTTGCCTGCGACGCGGCAACGTTCTACGAACTGAACTCCAGCACGACGGAATTGCTGCTCCGCACTGAATATCACGCGGCCGAAACCGAGTCGGCCCCCGCGCGACGACCGCTGGCCACCGCACGAGCCGACGTGGCCGCACTCGCCGGAAGCGCGATTGTACTGGAAGACGACCTCGATGTCGCAGGTTGGCCGGTACCGATTTGGTGTGGTGCGGCCGTGTGCTTGCCGGTATCGAGCGACGAAACCATCCATGGCACGCTGTGGTTATACAGCAACGAGCCACGGGCATTTGCCGATGCCGAATTGCAACTAGCCGAAGTGGTAGCTGGCAGGTTGGCTGTGGAGTTGGAACTACATCGTTGGCGAACAGCAGGGAGTGCGGCAATCGATCCGGTCGCACCTTCCGAAACGCTCGCCAGCGAAAAACCAACGCCAAAGCCACCAGCAGAGCCACCAGCAGAGCCGGCTAAGGCTCCGCAGGCTCCGAAAGCCGCTGAGCAAAAGCCGACTTCCAACATCGTGATGCCAAGGCTGGTGCGCCCGAACCTGGTCACTCAAAGCCAGGATTGGGAACTTGCCGGCATCAACTGCAACACTGATCTGGGTTCGTTCTACGACTGGCAAACGCTGGCCGACGGACGAACGTTGGTCACCAGTGGAGCCATCGGGCAATGCGACCACGAGTCGTGGCTCGAAGCGGCTCGCATCGCGTTGCGGGCGCATGCCATGCAGTCGTTGGATGCTGGAGAGCTACTAACGAATGCCAACCAAACGTTGTGGTTGGCATCGCCCGGCGGCGAGGGACTCGCTGTGGCCGTGGCGTTGTTAGATGGCGACGGGGCACACGTTTCGGTAGCGGCGGCGGGCGAAGCAGGTATCGCGCGATGGAGAGCGGCCACCTGCGATTGGACACCCGCAAATTGCCCGCCGCTGGGATGGTCGGAACGCACGATCTACACACCGAAGAGCGCCGAGTTGGTGGTTCGCGAACGATTGATCCTGGCGACGGCTTCCGATAAGTTTCCCGCGCCTAACGCACTGATGCGTTTGGCCGACAAACTCCGGCACAACTCCCCCGCGGATCTACGTACGCTTCCCGGCAAGCGGGCGCTGCGGTTGTTCAGCGAAGCAGCTGGCACCATCGGTTTGCAGACCGCGAGCTTGGCGCTGGTTCGGCGTCGTTAA